Below is a genomic region from Diabrotica undecimpunctata isolate CICGRU chromosome 7, icDiaUnde3, whole genome shotgun sequence.
TTTCTTCTGTAATAACAGGAATATCTTGTAAGTTGCATATGATTTCATTGCCACCTACAGGGTTAAGTGTAATATCTAAAGATATATGGGTTTCTGTGATAATAGAGGTATCTTGTATATTATTTGTGATTCCACTTGTCTCTGTGGTCTGAATCGTGGGTAGATCTAtggtattttgaaataaattaaatatattaaagagcaATTTTGAATCTCCACTTAGTTCTTCGCAATTATTCAAactttgaaattctaatatttttgcGGCTCTAACTGTGTCTACAAAATCTTCATATGTTATTGATTTTGTCATAGAAATAGTGTGATTAATACGTTTATCAGGGATGGGCGGTGTCGATAATGTCATGTCGACAATTCGATTGTCGACATGTCGACAATCATGTCGATGTCGAGTGATTTAAAGTTGTTGTCAATGTCGACAATGTCGAGTATGTCGACAATTAGCAAACGATCAGAATGACGTTCCGTGCGCACTAATTTGAAATTTTAGGTTAATCTGGCTGCGCTGACTTATTGAAAAAGTATGCATTAATGTTTCAACAAGTTGCAAAGAGACCAAATAATCTCAAACTTTTGAAACTTTTAACCTCACTATTAACTTGCGATTGTCAAATTCATAGGATATTCCATAATTGTTTGATTGCAGGTTTTTCAAGtgtaaatgaattttaaatagaATCATATAGAGACAATTTATTATGTGCAAACCTCATGATAGAGTAATGCAATGTAATGAATCTAAAATATTACCATATAGATGCAAAACCAGAAAAAACCAGCAAAacaaattttcatagatttttaattttctatCGTTACTCGTAAACTCGTAACATTTACagaaaggtttaaaaaaattaaaaagaaacgtAAACCTAAACGTCACTAAACGAGGTAAGATTCAAAACCACAATCAAACATATCTCAGTACATTGAAACCTTACCTTGTTTCCTAACATTtcgtttacttttttttaaattttactaactctttattataataattatagtataATAATTACTGAAACAGTGTTGAATCTCTTCGTGCTTTGGCAGAGACtgcataataaaaacattacaacattTTGCGGTTTTGCTAATTTTTAaccaaagaaaacatttaaccaATAATACATCAAATAGTTGTACTTTCCCCGTCCATATCTACAATTTCTTCCTCGTCCAGGTCATAACTATTTTTATCAGGATACTCTCCCTTTAATGAAACATAAATATGTACCAATTTCTTGGAATTAGTGAACGTTAATCTATTTCTTATCAGACTGTGAATGTGTCCCCAATTTAAAAAGAGTCTCTCGATTTGAGCTGAGGAGGCTGGCATTTTTAGAAGTCTGAGAGCCATTTTAGCAAGAATTGGGCATTCCAGTTTGACCACTCGCCAAAATACTAAAGGCTTTTCAACTCCTTTTTCCCAAAGTGTTGAGAATATTCCTGAAATTGTAAAcctaatatattaaaaatcaaaagagcGATAATTTTGTCTGAAAGACTTACCCGATTTAGTGTTAAATTTGTCCCATTCTTCTATGCCCCGATTGCACAACTTTCTGAGTAAGAACTGAGTTATTATACCAGTGTGCTCTGACGTAAGCTTGGAATTTTCATATTTCAGATGCAGATAGTACGCAGTTAATGCGTACACGTTTAACGCCATTTGTTGTCTGTGTTTCAATTTTTCTTTAAGGTTATCTGGCAGATTCAAATTGAGCCACAGATGAACGGCATCTGCTACAGATGTGTCAGATTTCTGACAAACATTGATCAGATTACAAATGGGTTCATAAATTTCTATGTTCTGTTGAATCTCATCCACAAATTCATCGTTGAAGATTAATTCCTTGACTTTCGGCTTAATCTTTTTTTTCGTTACAGCGGCTACTTGTTTCATATATACCAGATTTTCTAGGAGACTTTTGAAAGAATCTCGGTAAGAGCACCATCTTGTTTCGGCCGGCAATTTGATTCTGCGCCCTCCCTTATCAACTATCATTTTTTCTAAATCTGGTTGCTTAAATTCTTTGAGGACAATGACCACATTGTCGACTAACTTTTTATCCAGCACGTCTTTGGCTAAAAGGTTGCCGGTGTGGCTACTGCATGTAGAGTGCCACATGTTGTGCTTGAGGAGGGATCCCATTTTAATCATTGCACTAGCATTATCCGAAACTATACCGTACGCATCTAcatcgtatttttcttttgcaatttttttagATTCTGTTATTATTTCGGCAAGTTTTTCTCCAGTCTCAGACTCCGTGGTTAAATCCCAAGCATCAAGAAAGGCATTTTTTCCGTCTGCATTATGCAACATTGTCACAACCGTTTTAGAATTAGTAGATGAGTTTTTCCAACCGTCACACAAAATGACTGACTCGGTTTCCACTTTTTCACGTGAAATCTCAATACAGTCTTCATAGCACTTATTTAAAAGCGATGTACAAAGTTTTTTCCGGCCAGGAATTTTGTCTAAATAAGCAGGACGGatcgtttttataaaatttttaaagagaGGTGATTCTACCACAGTAAATGGTAAGTTACAGCCGAATATAACTTTGGCTAGTGCAGTGCTTATCTTCTCCTCTTCATACTCTTGTAATATGTCCATATAGTCGGtgattttctttgattttttggcTGGTCTAGCTTGAGATGTAGCGAATAAATTTCTTTTATTCGTGCTTGTGTAGCTTGTGCTGGAGGAAGTTGGAGTACTTAAGTTAGTCAAATTACTACTCTCAGTATCAGTAGTTGATAACATCATATTTTCAACAATACTATGAGTGCCTTGAATTGCTACACCATTGTTTTCTTCCAATTCCAATAAGGCGGCATCGGTATCTAATGAATTTTCTATAATTCCATCTAGCATGTTTTCAGGTGAAGTTCCAGTCACAATAGCTAGCGAACCATCTTCCATAACTTCGTAACTACCGTTCGTTGTattctaaaattcaaaataaaaagaaactctAAGGTGACTAAATATGAAGGGCGGATCTACGGACACCCTGTATACAGAAGTTGGCATAGATACAGCGTTTTGTACTTAATTCAATAGGCCAATCCGTTTTTTGTCGTAAAATACTAAACTTGGtgttttttaaatgggacaccctgtatatacagaTGCAACAACGTGAAAACCTCAGAATACAAATTCTGGGGTGAAAACTGATGCAATTTATGTCCCCTTCCGAATTCGAATTAAATAGTAATCAAGAAATCTACAAAAATATATAGTGCGTTATTTTCACTTCTTGCCGTTAGATGGCTATACGGTTTTTGACGCCATGTTTTCTCCAATATACTACTACCGAAATTGTgatccatgcgttgttgagttatgcggcTCCGAACACATTttacgattcatttttatattatagataaatGTAATTTCAAAAAGTTCCCCCCAAAATTCAAAATACTCACTTGTGGATTAACTGTAGGTGTAAAACCTGTGTCTGAGCCAGTATTTTCGTATATCGAAACATGCGACATTTCATTATTGGATTGATTACCATTGCCACGATCTAACTTGCAGACGTTTCTTAAAATGAAAGTACGGGACGGGGTTAGTTATCAGCCGATACAAATATCAATTTCAGAGAATAAATCTCTATAGCTATCcagctaaaattaattaaaatatttcttcttaCCTGTGACTTTGCAATCTTGCTGCAGCTGTATTTTTTATCACATTTCCACATACACAACATTTAGCCGCGTGCTTTCCTTCTATCTTTAATACTTTGAATGATAATATATCATAGTTTTTATTCAGTTTTCTGCCACTCATTTTGATTCTGATCAGATCAGATCACATTCAAAGTTTACAACTGAATAATTTCATAACATAACCTCACTTTTTTCCATTATGGACACGTTGCTGACATTGTCGACATTGTTGACACGTTCTCGACATTGTCGACACGTCTGTGCCGACAATTAAAGTCGACGTGTCGATGCCCATCTCTGACCTTTATGCGGGTTTTTGATCTTCCCTAAACATTTGGAATAGTCTATTGCTTCAGGGTTCCATGGAGACAATCCAGATGCTTTAAAGCCATTAATTATGGAATCTGATTTTAATTGACTAATGGTTGTGTTTAGTACCAATGCAAAATTCTCTTTGGTAACTACTGAATTCGGGTTTTCGCGTCATAACTTTAATACTGCCTGGTTCCAATTTGCCTTTAATCGTTTAAATGCAGCAATATCTGCAGGTTGTATAATTCTGGTTGCATTGGGATATAAGGccactaaaataatttgtaactttgAACATAATTCACTAGTTTGAATGGTTAAGTGAGTTTTATGTCCATCAACGAACAAAAAAACTGGAAAATTAGTGTTTTTCGCAGCTAGGTACTTATATAAGAGGTTTCCTATGTATTCATAGAAGTTTTCATTCTTCATCCATCCCATATCGCTACATCCTATGCCCCATTCTCGTGAAACGGTATTTAAAATATTGCTAGGAATTCGTTTATAAGGGTAAATAATCATTGGTGCTGTTATTTCTCCACATGCTGTAAAGGTAAACATAACCGTCAAATTAACTTTGGAGTGATGCTCTATTTGATATACATTTTTGCTTCCCTTTACAGCCAACACTCGTTTATTTTTGGGACATGAGAGGAAGCAGGTTTCATCGCCATTTAAAATACGTGAAGGGTCTTGAAGAATATCAATGTAACCTTTACGATACAAGTATTCTTGAACGCCGGTGAaccatttttttacatatttttcagaCACAACTGAACTTGCTGCCGTTACTGCTTCTGGAGTTCTCCCACTTAAATCTGGGTGTCGCTTTAAAAAGGATCTAAACCAACCTCTTCCGGGCCGATTGTCAGTTAAAGGATTTGCACGTGGATTTGCGTCAAGAAAACCTTTAACCGAGTCTTGTATATCTTCCAGTCTTACCGGAAAACCTTTGTCTTGGCCTGTTATGATCCAATGCTTTAAACGATTCTCTTTCTCCAAACTAAGAATAGGATTGGGACCAAGGACCAAGGgtagttttttcattaaatttttcactTGCTCTAAACTGCAATGTTGCTCTTGGCACATTAAATTGTTCAGCGGCTTTTCGTTGGCTCATGCCATTTTCGATGGCCTGAAAAGCAGACTGAAGatcttgttttgtatattgtttgTGATACGTTTTATCTTTCCGGATATTAGGCATTtttgattctaaaaataaaaatcatttattagTAATAATGTTAGCTACAATACGGACGTTTCAAATTTGATTCAATATGCCCACATTAGCATTAATTTTATAACAACTAAAacgattgtaattttataaatacaaatccggacaaaaaatatattcttattaCACATTACAGTTATTGGCCACTCTGTGGTTTAGTGATTGGCAGTCGGCCAACCACTGGTTATTgccttaaaaaataagaaaaaatgtttaaaatatcttattttggACCAAACTAGGCTGAAAAAgtctaaattataataaatattttaattcgaAGTAGTCACAGTAATTGGCCGGCAGGCCAATCATTATAACACCGACATATTTAAGATACAGTGCTTGGCCACTCAAATTTACCTCCAAAAATGCATAACTTAAATATTAAAACCACTGATAATGTAAGATGTAACCCACTAAATCGccataaaattttaatataccCAGATACATAATACTATTAGCCAATATAAGTCATCTCGTGAATAGCCTTCCTTAACGAATTCTTTAAAAAACTCTTAAACATGGATGCACCTGTTAAGCTTCAACCAACACACGCCGTAACAACTTTTAGATAATTTTAACTGAGAGAGATGATAGCTAGACCAAATATAcagcaatgttgccagattttaatgcaagtaaatttatttccttatattttctGAAAATCTTAATATTTCGGATTTTTGTGAAAGTGGCCAATCACTAGTGACCGGCCAACAACTGTACCCGTTACCctatttaagtttttcttttcttttcaagtaattcgataagacggttatgtctgacctaATCGAAagttttgttgtaatccaagaaacacctGATTAACATCGTAACAATGGCTTAAAATTTTACAtaatcattaaaatttttttttagaaacttcggtataatatatatatatatacatatattagaaATAAGAGATTTTAACGAACAAAAACCATACTGACTTTTGTAGaaaattagatattttgacgTTAGAATTTTCGATCAAAAATTGTGGTACTTTCTCAATATTAAATCAAGATAAGaggaaaaaaattaatgttttaaataaaaaaaactacagtgCGCTTAGAACGTAAAAAGGTAAGATTTCACCAAATTTCGTGatttttttttatggaaaataaaattaaaacccaAAAACTCGGTTACTCGAATTTTTCGCATAAACTTTAATGTTATGTAAAAAACTTTTTCTACTCTCTTACTAGTAAATTGTATATTATCTACCATTTGGATGCTAAGTAAATACATCAAAACATATACTGACACGTAATGACTAGcacgtattaaaaaaaatttcgcttcagttctataaaaatgtgtaatatcACATAAGCCTTGTAAGTCAGTTGGTCGAGTTACCATGGAAACCAATTAACAGACGTATTttgacagaataaaaattattaatctgtcaGTGTAAATATAGTGCCAATTTAAATACAGCTAAATAAAATGAGTTTATCGAATAGTAAAGATGAATTTAGTAGCACACCACCCAATATTATGCAGTTAGCTGCGAACACTACCAAGAACCTATTATCAAAAAAATCTAGAGAAAAATATGAAAAGTTATATCAGCAATTTATGGATTGGCGtacaacaaataatgtaaattcaTTTTCTGAAAACGTACTCTCGGCTTATTTTGGAGGAATCGCTAAGAAACTTAAACCATCCTCATTATGGGCAATATATTCTATGCTAAGAAGTAttataactttgaaaaataatgttaatattgaaaTTACCCGAAATTGCAAGCTTATCTAAAAAGGCAATCAgaaggttttaaaaacaaaaaatctagaattttacatcctgatgaaataaaactttttttaaatggagcTCCTGATGTACCTAcagtacttgttaataaaaatatgctatttaaaagtataacattaatgtgcctacttataatacttttattttaaggttattgcaattattggaatatgtggagcttgtaggaaacaagagttaaaaaatcttaaaatttgtgacattgatGATTTGTACCATGTTATTGGTTAAAATTCCTGATACGAAAACCAATATAAATATGTAGATCTTTCGTTATTTCCGAAAACtctataaaatctgcaaacaaTATGTAGAAATTTGACTACAGATTAGCGATccgcaaataaatcaattttttcttaattatcaaaGAGGTAAATGTACGAAACAGGTGGTAGGATTAAACAAAATAGGCGGTGTTACAGACCTTTACATACACTGAAAATACCAATGTTCAGAAAGAACACACCGTACAATTTACGTCATCTTACCATTCACCACGTATTATTGAACAACCGCCAAACTCGGATAAGGGTATTGTtataaataattgccaaaattttacaattaattattataaataaatgtttaatttaaattgttcccgaattttgttaaataaataaaagttacttgttatactttttatttttataaatgaaaataatcgtagaaaaagtataCTACACAACTTGAGTTGTAAGCTTATTACATGCTTGTATAATTACTGCGCTCGCCGCTACGCGGCTCGCGCGCAACTTTTTTACTCCCATGTAATAAGCTTCTTACAACTCTCGTTATGTAATATACTATTAAATGCAAAATTTGGAAATCTTTTTATTACCTACAACATTGCTATTTTATGTTTTGTCGGAAATCGTTATAAACCGTTTTTCAACCTTCAAAACTTACCCCCTTCCACTGAGTGACCTCAGATcgcttaaaaattattttttcttaaatttttgtcatattttttttcttctttttcgataGATTCCATCCTGttactgtttttttatttttaacaattttcaaATGTTTTGGCACTGGTCTATATGAAATATTTATAACAATGATTActtgtttaataaatatatacatattaaatataatttgcgatttttaaaaatgagtttttttataataaaaatatataaaaaaatttaacattatatAATATTCTACCACcccattttttactaaaatttcaTTTCAGATACCGAAATCTTCTGATCCACAGACGAAAGCGAATATTTTTATCTTCGAGCGTAGAAGGAAAATAAGACATTTTAAAGTATTGATCGACATTACACAAAAACGGAAACTGACATGCAAGACAATTTTTTTGCGTAATATTCATCAGGTCTAAAAATCCCCTTTGCTTTTTATCTACTACTTAATTTTTGTGgtcattttaaaaagttttagaattttttatgtacaattaGATTGTAATTCTTAATatacacaattaaaaaatatatagtttgTTTCACAGATTTTGTCCCATGGGTGCAATGATACTCGAGGCATATTTACATCCCTGTCAGAAGAGGCAAGTTCGAATTTTAATCGTGGATGCATATTTTAAGTCAGTACTTAGACAACAGCGTgtagtacttcttcttcttgcagtctGGTCCGTCGTCTTCCTCGTGGACTGTCGTTAACTTCTTGATTGACTAATCTGTCTCGGTTCATTATTTTTGCCATCCTTTTATGCGTATTTCGACCttattaggtctcctcagagcaaCTTATTCAAAGCTCTGAATTTAGAATAAATATCTGTTGtcataaaagaataattataaaaataattatatatagtCCTTTCAACACCACCTAATAAAAATTTTAGTAGAAATCCGATGATTTCTTACTTGCCGAAACTAAAATTCAGTTATTTGCCTACTCTGTTTTCTACAATATACAAAGTAGACAAATTGATGAATTAGCCGACAAAGGGAATCTACTACGGCTATTTATTTTAAATCCAGAGTTACTGAAAAAGTCGCTTTTAAGAGACCAAATAAGGTCGAAATACGTGTAAGCGGATAGCAGGagccctgcattgaaattaaatctcaaacgtctttctgccttatttatttacttatcttCGTAAGTACTAGAGACTAATTCGTCAATGATTTTTGCCGTGGTGGATCGACaagtcgtggaatgcaaattgtaGATTCCCCTTGTCGGTAAATTCATCAAGCTGtctacttttttatattattttatatagacAAATACCTGAATTTTAGTTTCGCTAAGTAAGAAATCTTTGGATCTCGAATATGATTGCCATTTTTATTTAATCTGTCGTTCATTAAGTAGATGTTCACTTCGGCTTTTATGTAGTGTGTATTATGAttattaattcatttatatttctAGTAGTACTTGAAACTAACTAGCGGTGTTGTGTGTTGTCTATTATTGTCGTGTAATCTGTTTATCTATACGAAAACTACAGTGACAGTTTTAGAAACGTTAAACTTGAGGAACTGAAACGCAGATCGAGGTCCATAAGATTTTACAACTGATTTATTGCAACTGGTTGATTTATCtcaatttaagtaaaaaaatttaaaaattaatagttttatatTGCAATGAGACGATAAGAGAATTCTATAAAGCAATTTCCTCTGAGAAAAGAGGACATAGAACTAATTCCATCCATACACTGAGAGACAATCAAGGCCGTATGATAATCGACGATAAAGAAGTAACTGAagaatggaaagagtattttagggACCTTCTAAACATCATACAGGAAAAACAGCACAAAAAAGAGATTTATATCACAGCGGACATGCCCGTCAAAAATCCCTCCTTTGAAGAAACCCAAAAGGCCTTAAATAAGCTGAAAAATCACAAAGCGCCTGGTATGAACGAGATATCAGTAGAACTTCTGAAATATGGGGGAGACACACTACATCGCCAAATCCACCAGCTAATAACGCACATATGGTTAGAAGAAATGATACCAGCATGATGGAAGGAAAACATACACGATCTTTTTATATactttcgacaggcatatgatagcgtagaaagaagccaagtatggaatgccatggcggagttctccataccaaagaaactcattcggatgaccaaagtctgtatagagggtggaatatctaaagtacatgtaaataataaactgtctggcagctttgaaatcatcagtggactcaaacagggtgatgcgttatctccactactttttaaccttgtattagagaaagccatgaggttGGCCGAAAtcaaaacagaattgctatcggttcaaggtcccaagctattactcgcatatgcagatgacatagatctcgttggagatTCCATCCaatccacgaaagacatcttcaacaaggtagaaagagcaacaagtgaagtggggctgaagattaatgaagagaagacgaaatatatgtataaatagaacgacacgaagagacagaataggacaaaatgtaacggtcaacaccttcaatttcgaaagagtacaacgttttaagtatctgggggccaTAATcgcagctgacaacgatgttactgaagaaataaaagacagaatccaatctgcaaaccgctgtctattcgcactggataagctcataaaatcaaaaaaatcttacaaaaagataaaaatctaaaaatccatcgtcagacctgtaataacatacgaaTGCGAAGCGTAAATCATGatcaaagcaaacgaagaaaagctcagtaCTTAGAAAATTTTTCGAACCTCActatgacatcaccacaaaccagtataagatcagaaccaatatcgaattaaaagcactctacaatgacgccgacattgtccaagaaattaaatcacagcgaatAAGACGGGCAGctcacgtgcacagactgcataacaagagacttgtaaaactggtatagaaggagattcccacaggcaaaagaccactcggacgtcccagaatgcgatggagagataacatccaagcagatctccgaaaaatgaacattccatttgaccctaggttgatggaagaccgaacaaattggaaaaaagttgtacagtcagccaagacccacccaggtttgtagcgctacgtgatgattaATTAGacgataatataaaaataatataaaataaacactgaaaatttctaaaaaatttaaataatatattttaattcatttatgcGTATAATTTTGCACCAAGGTTCACAAATTGTATAACAACCTTGTTTtctgtattaaaaaaatatatactactactaaggatttccacagttttcactgtcttccttcactcaaccgttttgtccaattttccctgtcattccagtcttcatctcgcagggttcttttctccatagcctcgtcgatttcatctctgaatgaccttcggggtcttcctctctttcttcttccaatcgggctccattctgtgattttgtttatccagcgtcctctgtccgctcttctgacgtggccgtaccaggatagtctcttctcctctatatagttgattatgtctgattgcactcccattctccgcttaatctctgcgttttcaattctgtctctttttgtaagtctacagcttctcctcaggaactccatttctactgctcttattctacctctatttctcttgtttaacaaataaaaaaaatatataagaacaTTAAATAATACAACATGCATTACATAGTAATCCTAGGATAAAACACAAACATAAAgattaattttaagtttaaaatttttaatgcaaAATAGCCTAAATTTACTGCATGCCATCTACACAGATCTTCCTCAAATGTTGTTTGCAGGCATATCTTTTACATTTTTCACATTGTTTTCGAGTTGATCTATCGCGTTTTCGATCACAAAAAATATACAACGTCTTACTGTATTACGACTTGTCTGAGGGAGCGGTGTTGCCACATCTGTAACGCTTAACAGAACACAGGAGCGCCGACGAAGTTCCGAAGGGACTTGGGGAATCTTAGATCTAAATTCAATTAGAAGTCTAATTAATTCCCATGCCAGTAATTCTATAAAATCTGACCTTGCAACCTTTTTTTAAATGGTAAGATTtataaatacataaagaatttatTGCTGCTATATTCAAAAGGTCATAAAAAATCACCATTGGATATCGACGAATGTTTCCTGACACATTATATTTTTCACACAATTGGTCTAATCGGTCAACAGTAAATTTGGTCTTATTATACCTTGTAATTATTTCAGGTTTTTTAGCGTCTCCTGTTTCATGATCGATTTCATCGTCATGGTGCATGCTTGAAATTAGAATCACAGATTTGTTTTTTTGGGCAATATGATACCAGTATGTAATCTTCTTGAAATCCAAAAATGGAAGAGTTTCTTATGTTGTTTTTATTTGGCAAAAATTCTTTTGGTAattctgctttattattttttattgtgcCGATAtaagtagtgttgcccaaatgcaagaacaagacgagacttagacagtcttggtcttggtcttgcaagtct
It encodes:
- the LOC140446620 gene encoding uncharacterized protein; this translates as MCQEQHCSLEQVKNLMKKLPLVLGPNPILSLEKENRLKHWIITGQDKGFPVRLEDIQDSVKGFLDANPRANPLTDNRPGRGWFRSFLKRHPDLSGRTPEAVTAASSVVSEKYVKKWFTGVQEYLYRKGYIDILQDPSRILNGDETCFLSCPKNKRVLAVKGSKNVYQIEHHSKVNLTVMFTFTACGEITAPMIIYPYKRIPSNILNTVSREWGIGCSDMGWMKNENFYEYIGNLLYKYLAAKNTNFPVFLFVDGHKTHLTIQTSELCSKLQIILVALYPNATRIIQPADIAAFKRLKANWNQAVLKL